A genomic stretch from Gorilla gorilla gorilla isolate KB3781 chromosome 20, NHGRI_mGorGor1-v2.1_pri, whole genome shotgun sequence includes:
- the CD320 gene encoding CD320 antigen: MARVGAWRTGALGLALLLLLGLGLGLEAAASPLSTPTSAQAAGPSSGSCPPTKFQCRTSGLCVPLTWRCDRDMDCSDGSDEEECRIEPCTQNGQCPPPPGLPCPCTGVSDCSGGTDKKLRNCSRLACPAGELRCTLSDDCIPLTWRCDGHPDCPDSSDELGCGTNEILPEGDATTMGPPVTLESVTSLRNATTMGPPVTLESVPSVGNATSSSAGDQSGSPTAYGVIAAAAVLSASLVTATLLLLSWLRAQERLRPLGLLVAMKESLLLSEQKTSLP; encoded by the exons ATGGCGCGGGTTGGAGCGTGGCGAACAGGGGCTCTGGGCCtggcgctgctgctgctgctcggCCTCGGACTAGGCTTGGAGGCCGCCGCGAGCCCGCTTTCCACCCCGACCTCTGCCCAGGCCGCAG GCCCCAGCTCAGGCTCGTGCCCACCCACCAAGTTCCAGTGCCGCACCAGTGGCTTATGCGTGCCCCTCACCTGGCGCTGCGACAGGGACATGGACTGCAGCGATGGCAGCGACGAGGAGGAGTGCC GGATTGAGCCGTGTACCCAGAACGGGCAATGCCCACCGCCCCCTGGCCTCCCCTGCCCCTGCACCGGCGTCAGTGACTGCTCTGGGGGAACCGACAAGAAACTGCGCAACTGCAGCCGCCTGGCCTGCCCAGCAGGCGAGCTCCGTTGCACGCTGAGCGATGACTGCATTCCACTCACGTGGCGCTGCGACGGCCACCCAGACTGTCCCGACTCCAGCGACGAGCTCGGCTGTG GAACCAATGAGATCCTCCCGGAAGGGGATGCCACAACCATGGGGCCCCCTGTGACCCTGGAGAGTGTCacctctctcaggaatgccacAACCATGGGGCCCCCTGTGACCCTGGAGAGTGTCCCCTCTGTCGGGAATGCCACGTCCTCCTCTGCCGGAGACCAGTCTGGAAGCCCAACTGCCTATGGGGTTATTGCAGCTGCTG CGGTGCTCAGTGCAAGCCTGGTCACCGCCACCCTCCTCCTTTTGTCCTGGCTCCGAGCCCAGGAGCGCCTCCGCCCACTGGGGTTACTGGTGGCCATGAAGGAGTCCCTGCTGCTGTCAGAACAGAAGACCTCGCTGCCCTGA